A part of Penaeus vannamei isolate JL-2024 chromosome 1, ASM4276789v1, whole genome shotgun sequence genomic DNA contains:
- the LOC138862807 gene encoding uncharacterized protein, whose amino-acid sequence MTCQKGLRLTKKICQKGLRMTKKICQKGLRMTKKICQKGLRLTKKICQRGLRLTKKICQKGLRMTKKICQKGLRLTKKICQKGLRLTKKICQKGLRMTKKICQKGLRLTKKICQKGLRLTKKICQRGLRMTKKICQKGLRMTKKICQKGLRMTKKICQKGLRMTKKICQKGLRLTKKICQKGLRMTKKICQKGLRMTKKICQKGLRLTKKICQKGLRMTKKICQKGLRMTKKICQKGLRLTKKICQKGLRLTKKICQKGLRITNSTS is encoded by the coding sequence ATGacgtgccagaagggcttaagacTGACTAAaaagatatgccagaagggcttaagaaTGACTAAaaagatatgccagaagggcttaagaaTGACTAAaaagatatgccagaagggcttaagacTGACTAAAAAGATATGCCAAAGGGGCTTAAGACTGACTAAaaagatatgccagaagggcttaagaaTGACTAAaaagatatgccagaagggcttaagacTGACTAAaaagatatgccagaagggcttaagacTGACTAAaaagatatgccagaagggcttaagaaTGACTAAaaagatatgccagaagggcttaagacTGACTAAaaagatatgccagaagggcttaagacTGACTAAAAAGATATGCCAGAGGGGCTTAAGAATGACTAAaaagatatgccagaagggcttaagaaTGACTAAaaagatatgccagaagggcttaagaaTGACTAAaaagatatgccagaagggcttaagaaTGACTAAaaagatatgccagaagggcttaagacTGACTAAaaagatatgccagaagggcttaagaaTGACTAAaaagatatgccagaagggcttaagaaTGACTAAaaagatatgccagaagggcttaagacTGACTAAaaagatatgccagaagggcttaagaaTGACTAAaaagatatgccagaagggcttaagaaTGACTAAaaagatatgccagaagggcttaagacTGACTAAaaagatatgccagaagggcttaagacTGACTAAaaagatatgccagaagggcttaagaaTTACTAATAGTACGTCATAA